One part of the Ornithodoros turicata isolate Travis chromosome 2, ASM3712646v1, whole genome shotgun sequence genome encodes these proteins:
- the LOC135384734 gene encoding uncharacterized protein LOC135384734, with protein sequence MENQSGSATNGDTINPGEAGARGGNGDAGTNTGAGGLPPLPTPQAVDTASLLLQVTNIVASLTQQLNAAQTSPHSTFPPRLHPSMTIPTYSGYSDRKSVADFLLEMETYQVASRASDEVVLGQVLPVALVGDAARWRRLQKPFTSMADFRQRFREEFLPPGYAMRVREELAFRTQHADESLIEFVRAIQELYDRADPTATDQDKVSRVIRQSHPSFRPYLRGRNFENLDALAREARVIQADLLSELRYQPPPRPELSVEPGCAWAGVKDSVPRGREATSLVADAGSRSDVIVPPRSLDPFSFEQRRRAGFGENSRDGPRSGTSTARRVQDRQNQVERDPSSRMPQADRGRAQPRCYGCNQPGHYKRDCPVRRGNFRSAQGN encoded by the coding sequence ATGGAAAATCAGTCCGGGTCAGCAACAAACGGGGACACTATTAACCCCGGCGAGGCAGGAGCACGTGGCGGCAACGGCGATGCCGGAACCAACACGGGGGCAGGTGGGCTTCCACCTCTCCCCACTCCACAAGCGGTTGATACCGCTAGCTTATTGCTGCAAGTGACAAATATTGTCGCTTCATTGACCCAGCAGTTGAATGCGGCGCAGACTAGCCCGCATTCTACTTTTCCCCCACGGCTCCACCCGAGTATGACAATTCCGACGTACTCGGGATACTCTGATAGAAAGTCGGTAGCTGACTTCCTATTGGAGATGGAGACCTATCAGGTTGCATCTAGAGCGTCCGACGAGGTAGTGCTAGGGCAGGTCTTGCCAGTAGCTCTAGTGGGGGACGCCGCTCGATGGCGAAGGCTGCAGAAGCCTTTCACCTCGATGGCGGACTTCCGGCAGCGTTTTAGGGAGGAATTTTTGCCACCCGGCTACGCAATGCGTGTGCGCGAAGAGTTAGCTTTTCGCACACAGCACGCCGACGAGAGTCTCATTGAATTTGTGCGCGCAATTCAAGAGCTCTACGATAGGGCCGACCCGACGGCCACAGATCAGGATAAGGTTTCGCGTGTTATACGGCAGAGCCATCCTAGCTTCCGTCCGTATCTACGGGGGCGAAATTTCGAGAATCTTGATGCGCTTGCACGAGAGGCTCGTGTGATTCAGGCTGATTTATTGTCTGAATTGCGGTACCAACCTCCACCGCGCCCGGAACTATCAGTTGAGCCGGGTTGCGCTTGGGCGGGTGTGAAGGACTCCGTTCCACGGGGAAGGGAAGCGACGTCCTTGGTTGCGGACGCGGGAAGCCGGTCGGACGTCATCGTCCCGCCGCGCTCCCTGGATCCTTTCTCCTTTGAACAGAGGCGCCGCGCGGGGTTTGGCGAAAACTCACGCGACGGTCCGAGGAGTGGAACATCCACTGCTCGGAGGGTTCAGGATAGGCAGAACCAGGTAGAGAGGGACCCCAGTAGCAGAATGCCACAGGCGGACCGCGGGCGGGCGCAG